From the Impatiens glandulifera unplaced genomic scaffold, dImpGla2.1, whole genome shotgun sequence genome, one window contains:
- the LOC124918457 gene encoding putative ubiquitin-conjugating enzyme E2 38, producing the protein AHIIEELGKSGSHENNYASYQDLSDYDYSDGYESDDCLRALQTQVDKVLATVASPNYTIPSGEDMTEFKHYGRFDFVDRFPNHFFETLNLHKPSSMWIKRVQEELKFLDNMPDSINVKACEARMDLIQAVIVGSAGTPYHDGLFVFDLAFPPSYPDVLPTVYYHSGGLQLNPNMSKDGIVRLNTWKLEKGEPIPKMSTMAQVLCSIQVLIFNSKPFFNEPGNSEIYVGKKGKKKSKDYNESVFILSLKTMMNTLTSPPERNILNLETMGELHAKSFLALLCMLVLKRKC; encoded by the exons GCACATATCATTGAGGAATTGGGGAAATCTGGATCTCATGAAAATAATTATGCTAGTTATCAAGATCTTTCAGATTATGATTATAGCGACGGATATGAATCGGATGATTGCCTCCGAGCGCTGCAAACTCAAGTAGATAAAGTTCTGGCGACAGTTGCTTCCCCCAATTATACTATTCCTA GTGGCGAAGACATGACCGAGTTTAAACATTATGGGAGATTCGATTTTGTGGATAGGTTTCCAAATCACTTCTTTGAAACATTGAATCTGCACAAG CCTTCGTCGATGTGGATTAAGAGAGTCCAGGAAGAGTTGAAATTTCTGGACAACATGCCAG ACTCCATAAATGTTAAAGCATGTGAAGCAAGAATGGATCTTATCCAAGCCGTCATAGTGGGATCAGCTGGAACCCCATATCACGATGGTCTCTTTGTCTTTGATCTCGCCTTCCCTCCTTCATATCCAGATGTACTCCCG ACTGTTTACTACCATTCGGGTGGTCTTCAATTGAACCCAAACATGTCCAAAGATGGGATAGTGCGATTGAACACATGGAAGCTTGAGAAAGGTGAACCAATACCGAAAATGTCAACCATGGCACAAGTTTTGTGCTCCATACAAGTTCTGATTTTCAACTCTAAACCCTTTTTCAATGAACCTGGAAATTCAGAAATTTATGTTGGAAAAAAGGGTAAAAAGAAGTCTAAGGATTACAATGAGTCTGTCTTCATCCTATCACTAAAGACAATGATGAACACACTTACAAGCCCACCAGAG agaaatatattgaatttagaAACCATGGGAGAGCTTCATGCTAAATCTTTCTTGGCACTATTATGCATGTTGGTTCTAAAACGGAAGTGCTAG
- the LOC124918458 gene encoding ribulose bisphosphate carboxylase large chain-like: MYQLQDYGFIGWIFSCYSEDAHKVGRIQDIAFQSLDSKQSQMLRAVSVSQQTKRLGSGKEESLEEDTGDSKAARLFKRYRFETECLRGGLDFTKDDENVNSQPFMRWRDRFLFCAEAIYKSQAETGEIKGHYLNATAGTCEEMIKRAVFARELGVPIVMHDYLTGGFTANTSLAHYCRDNGLLLHIHRAMHAVIDRQKNHGIRTQQILYIFIILDLSVFVS; the protein is encoded by the exons ATGTATCAGCTTCAAGACTATGGCTTCATTGGATGGATATTTTCTTGTTACAGTGAAGATGCACACAAG GTTGGAAGAATCCAGGATATTGCTTTTCAGTCCTTGGATAGCAAGCAAAGTCAAATGTTGAGAGCAGTTTCAGTTTCTCAGCAAACAAAGAG ACTTGGCTCTGGAAAGGAAGAAAGTCTTGAAGAAGATACTGGTGATTCGAAAGCTGCCAGACTATTTAAG AGATATCGGTTTGAAACTGAATGTCTCCGCGGTGGACTTGATTTTACCAAAGATGATGAAAACGTGAACTCTCAACCATTTATGCGTTGGCGAGACCGTTTCTTGTTTTGTGCTGAAGCAATTTATAAATCACAAGCCGAAACAGGTGAAATCAAAGGGCATTACTTGAATGCTACTGCAGGTACATGCGAAGAAATGATCAAAAGGGCTGTATTTGCCAGAGAATTAGGAGTTCCTATTGTAATGCATGACTACTTAACAGGGGGATTCACTGCAAATACTAGCTTGGCTCATTATTGCCGAGATAATGGCTTACTTCTTCACATCCACCGTGCAATGCATGCAGTTATTGATAGACAGAAGAATCATGGTATACGAACTCAAcaaattctatatatttttatt ATTTTAGATCTATCCGTGTTTGTTTCTTGA